A window of the Lusitaniella coriacea LEGE 07157 genome harbors these coding sequences:
- a CDS encoding Uma2 family endonuclease, whose product MVQSQLTQDLPSGDELPFSDGLPVDNELHILVPNLLSFILGFLWSERLDWFFGINMGIYYATGVNPRVPIVSDAFLSFGVERLKASGLRNSYVVWEEKGIVPSFVLEVVSKTPGGEYDEKMVKYAQLGALYYLIYNPTFWQRDRREPFEVYRLIEGEYQRQLGEPFWMPELGLGIGRGVGTHQGLQREWLYWYDEQGNRLESPEDRATRLQEILERYRQQFGDLPQ is encoded by the coding sequence ATGGTACAATCCCAACTCACGCAAGACCTTCCCAGTGGCGACGAACTCCCCTTTTCTGATGGTTTGCCTGTGGATAACGAACTACACATTCTCGTCCCCAATCTCCTCAGTTTCATTCTGGGTTTTCTTTGGTCAGAACGCCTCGATTGGTTCTTTGGCATCAATATGGGGATTTATTACGCCACGGGGGTGAATCCCAGAGTTCCCATCGTTTCCGACGCTTTCCTTTCTTTTGGAGTCGAACGGTTGAAAGCCAGTGGCTTACGGAATAGCTATGTGGTGTGGGAAGAAAAGGGTATCGTTCCCTCATTTGTGTTGGAAGTCGTCTCGAAAACGCCAGGGGGCGAATATGACGAGAAAATGGTCAAATACGCTCAACTCGGCGCACTTTACTACCTCATCTATAATCCGACTTTTTGGCAGCGAGACAGGCGAGAACCTTTTGAGGTTTATCGTTTGATAGAAGGGGAGTATCAGCGTCAATTGGGAGAACCGTTTTGGATGCCGGAATTAGGGTTAGGAATAGGTCGCGGAGTCGGCACACACCAAGGATTGCAGCGCGAGTGGTTGTATTGGTATGACGAACAGGGAAACCGTCTTGAGTCCCCGGAGGATCGTGCGACGCGATTGCAGGAGATACTGGAACGCTATCGGCAGCAATTTGGCGACTTACCGCAATAA